Below is a genomic region from Bacteroidales bacterium.
TTTAACCTGATCAAGCGTGTTGATATGGCAAACCCACGCCGTGCCAACATCTTCAACATCACCGAAAGAGAAATCAAGCTGGACGTAGGTACAATGACACCAACCGGTGGAGAACTGGCGTACCTGTCCCTGAAAGCAGCTGCAGAATCGCTCGACCACAATGAGATTGATGCCATTGTAACTGCCCCTATCAACAAAAAGAACATCCAGTCGAGGGAGTTCAACTTTCCCGGTCATACCGAGTTTTTTGCCAGCAGATATGGCGTAAACAATTACCTGATGCTGATGATCAGTGGTCCGCTAAGGATTGGCGTAATTACAGGGCATATCCCAATTAGCAAGGTTTCGGAAACGATCACCCAGGAATTGGTACTCAACAAAATTCGCATCATGCATCAGTCACTGCTGCAGGATTTCGGCATCCGTAAACCCAGGATCGCCGTTTTGGGACTTAATCCTCATGCAGGAGACAACGGCCTGATCGGGACTGAAGAACAGAAAGTAATTATTCCGGCTGTTCAGGCGGCATTTAATGATCGGATTCTTGCTTACGGACCTTATCCGGCTGATGGTTTTTTTGGTTCATCAAACTACAAAACTT
It encodes:
- the pdxA gene encoding 4-hydroxythreonine-4-phosphate dehydrogenase PdxA: MEQQQNISPELPQVRIGFTHGDVNGIGYEIIIKTLADDRMMEMITPIVFGHSKVASYHRKTLPIKEFNFNLIKRVDMANPRRANIFNITEREIKLDVGTMTPTGGELAYLSLKAAAESLDHNEIDAIVTAPINKKNIQSREFNFPGHTEFFASRYGVNNYLMLMISGPLRIGVITGHIPISKVSETITQELVLNKIRIMHQSLLQDFGIRKPRIAVLGLNPHAGDNGLIGTEEQKVIIPAVQAAFNDRILAYGPYPADGFFGSSNYKTFDGILAMYHDQGMLPFKALAFDSGVNFTAGLPIVRTSPAHGTAYEIAGKNLADESSMRAAVYLACDIVRHRQDYKEMSANPLEPIASFDDGDEDIRNGDHDM